Proteins found in one Methanospirillum hungatei JF-1 genomic segment:
- a CDS encoding hydantoinase/oxoprolinase family protein, which translates to MIGVDIGGANLKVVDEAGAHIHYCPLWKETPIREILQDYSSADNAAVVMSGELADCFASKQDGIEFIFTAVRDVFPHAIFYGTDGQFHTTPVSDLAAANWLVMADVLRDRYPDAVLVDMGSTTTDIIPLNAWETLKGQTDFTRLKTGMLLYYGLLRTPVSSLIRSVCLDGSPVRVSTEYFACAGDAHVLMGLIPPEMYTTVPPDSCSPSWDHCMRRMARMVCADVAEIGTEYVLHIAQAYVHEEQVCITQAVRSVMEQYACRRILTVGVGSGLLSSWLDAHDLNRDMGSLSDAMPAWAVREAGLRTV; encoded by the coding sequence GACGCCAATAAGAGAGATATTACAGGACTATTCATCGGCAGATAATGCTGCGGTTGTGATGAGTGGTGAACTGGCCGATTGTTTTGCATCAAAGCAGGATGGTATTGAATTTATCTTCACTGCTGTCCGGGATGTCTTTCCTCATGCCATCTTCTATGGAACCGATGGACAATTTCATACAACGCCTGTCAGTGATCTTGCCGCGGCAAACTGGCTGGTGATGGCTGATGTTCTCCGTGACCGGTATCCTGATGCTGTCTTGGTTGATATGGGGAGTACAACCACGGATATTATCCCCCTGAATGCCTGGGAAACCCTGAAAGGTCAGACCGATTTTACCCGCCTGAAAACGGGGATGCTTTTATACTATGGTCTTCTTAGAACTCCTGTTTCATCTCTTATCAGGTCAGTCTGTCTTGACGGATCTCCAGTTCGGGTGAGCACTGAATATTTTGCCTGTGCCGGAGATGCCCATGTACTGATGGGACTTATACCGCCGGAGATGTATACAACAGTACCTCCTGATTCCTGCAGTCCGTCATGGGATCATTGTATGCGCCGGATGGCACGGATGGTTTGTGCAGATGTAGCGGAGATTGGAACGGAATATGTTCTGCATATAGCGCAGGCATATGTGCATGAGGAACAGGTATGTATTACACAGGCGGTTAGATCTGTGATGGAGCAGTATGCATGCAGACGCATTCTGACAGTGGGTGTGGGATCAGGTCTCCTGTCATCATGGCTTGATGCGCATGATCTCAATCGCGACATGGGGTCACTTTCTGATGCAATGCCGGCATGGGCGGTTCGGGAGGCAGGTTTACGAACCGTCTGA
- a CDS encoding MarR family transcriptional regulator produces MVGTHTLLQFSKGEEEIADLFWDIGLKKNTARVLVLMIRDDDLTSREIERICDLRQPEVSIALSDLMKRKWVKDVRHAREGKGRPTMIYHLIKSLDDILEELKTEIVGDYEVKLKEIEKVRDMLKGNIS; encoded by the coding sequence ATGGTGGGCACTCATACACTCCTGCAATTTTCTAAGGGGGAAGAGGAAATTGCAGATTTATTCTGGGATATCGGGCTGAAGAAAAATACTGCCCGGGTCCTGGTTCTGATGATACGGGATGATGATCTAACTTCAAGGGAGATAGAACGGATATGTGATCTGCGCCAACCCGAGGTGAGTATTGCCCTATCTGACCTTATGAAACGGAAATGGGTGAAAGATGTCAGGCACGCCAGAGAAGGAAAAGGCAGACCGACGATGATCTATCACCTCATCAAATCCCTGGATGATATTCTCGAAGAACTGAAAACAGAAATAGTGGGCGACTACGAAGTGAAACTGAAAGAGATTGAAAAAGTCAGGGATATGCTAAAAGGGAATATATCTTAA